In the genome of Solidesulfovibrio sp., one region contains:
- a CDS encoding SDR family oxidoreductase produces MKKIMLFYPPGRFYQRGEDRSQGNVEQSTATSMRAPNDLGYAAATLKKEGFAVFLRDYQTERAAPADLLADFDRENPDGVFVSITNSTIFDDLKLVRELAAKKPGLLVMLKGAIFFAPDQALLEQLDLADVTYLIGLESDFIVGRLAAAHFGDPAAVPSIRGILYNKDGVWTPTDFASWETDLDSLPFPDRSLINNALYARPDTGEPQATIATSRGCPSACIFCMTPKISGKKLRLRSPENILAELSECYFTHGIRDFFFKSDTFTFDRDWTAAVCQAILASPLAGKIRWVANSKTKPLDRDTLFLMKKAGCWLVAFGYESGSPDTLSRIRKHTTIEDNRQATKWAKEAGLLTFGFFLVGLPWEGREHLEATRKHIFELDNDFLELHIAIPYYGTRLNEIAREEGLLPGTVLGKDYFNAPTVGTTRLSMEEIEAFRKKTLLDFHLRPTYIGRKLLQAGGNPKIVANYARFGLRLLKNTLLPPRRPKSAASQPPHVLLLGAGSDIALALARELAHKDAARLTLASRDLARLEQAAADIRAACGTPVAVRAFDATAFDSHQAFYDSLETPPDIVVVAFGLYPEQQAAQRDFALAKAALDVNLTGAASILEIAARDMEGRGAGTIVGLSSPAGERGRKSNYLYGAAKAGLTAYLAGLRHRLAKSGVRVLTVLPGWTRTRMTAAAPTPKCLTVTPARVAADIRQAIAAGASGTIYAPWFWRPIMALVRALPEKLFVRTNL; encoded by the coding sequence ATGAAAAAGATCATGCTCTTCTACCCGCCGGGCCGCTTCTACCAGCGCGGCGAGGACCGTTCCCAGGGCAACGTGGAGCAGTCCACGGCCACCTCCATGCGCGCCCCCAACGACCTGGGCTACGCCGCCGCCACGCTCAAAAAGGAAGGCTTCGCCGTCTTCCTGCGCGACTACCAGACCGAGCGGGCCGCCCCGGCCGACCTGCTGGCCGATTTCGACCGCGAGAACCCGGACGGCGTCTTCGTCAGCATCACCAATTCCACGATTTTCGACGACCTGAAACTCGTCCGGGAGCTCGCGGCCAAAAAGCCGGGCCTGCTGGTCATGCTCAAGGGGGCGATCTTTTTCGCCCCGGACCAGGCGCTCCTCGAACAGCTCGACCTGGCCGACGTCACGTATTTGATCGGCCTGGAATCGGATTTCATCGTGGGCAGGCTGGCCGCCGCCCATTTCGGCGACCCGGCCGCCGTGCCGTCCATTCGCGGCATCCTCTACAACAAGGACGGTGTGTGGACGCCCACGGATTTCGCCTCCTGGGAAACCGACCTGGACAGCCTGCCCTTCCCGGACAGAAGCCTCATCAACAATGCCCTCTACGCCCGGCCCGACACCGGCGAGCCCCAAGCCACCATCGCCACCTCGCGCGGCTGCCCCTCGGCCTGCATCTTCTGCATGACGCCGAAGATTTCCGGCAAAAAGCTGCGCCTGCGCTCGCCGGAAAACATCCTGGCCGAGCTTTCCGAGTGCTATTTCACCCACGGCATCCGGGATTTCTTCTTCAAGTCCGACACATTCACCTTCGACCGGGACTGGACCGCCGCCGTGTGCCAGGCCATCCTGGCTTCGCCCCTGGCCGGCAAGATCCGCTGGGTGGCCAACTCCAAGACCAAGCCCCTGGACCGCGACACGCTTTTTCTCATGAAAAAGGCCGGCTGCTGGCTGGTGGCCTTCGGCTACGAATCCGGCAGCCCGGACACGCTTTCGCGCATCCGCAAGCACACCACCATCGAGGACAACCGGCAAGCCACGAAATGGGCCAAGGAGGCGGGGCTTTTGACCTTCGGCTTCTTCCTCGTCGGCCTGCCCTGGGAAGGGCGCGAACACCTCGAAGCCACTCGCAAGCACATCTTCGAGCTCGACAACGACTTCCTGGAACTGCACATCGCCATTCCGTATTACGGCACGCGCCTCAACGAAATCGCCCGGGAGGAGGGGCTTTTGCCCGGCACGGTGCTCGGCAAGGACTATTTCAACGCCCCGACCGTCGGCACCACCCGACTTTCCATGGAGGAAATCGAGGCTTTCCGCAAAAAGACGCTCCTCGATTTCCACCTGCGCCCGACCTACATCGGCCGCAAGCTCCTGCAAGCCGGCGGCAACCCCAAAATCGTGGCCAACTACGCCCGGTTCGGCCTGCGCCTGCTCAAGAATACGCTCCTGCCGCCCCGGCGGCCGAAAAGCGCCGCCAGCCAGCCGCCCCACGTGCTCCTTCTGGGCGCGGGCTCGGACATCGCCCTGGCCCTGGCCAGGGAACTGGCCCATAAGGACGCCGCCCGCCTGACGTTGGCCTCCCGCGACCTGGCCCGCCTGGAACAGGCCGCCGCCGACATCCGGGCCGCTTGCGGCACGCCCGTTGCCGTGCGCGCCTTCGACGCCACGGCCTTCGACAGCCACCAGGCCTTCTACGATTCCCTGGAGACGCCCCCGGACATCGTGGTCGTGGCCTTCGGCCTCTATCCCGAGCAGCAGGCGGCGCAGCGCGATTTCGCCCTGGCCAAGGCCGCCCTCGACGTGAACCTGACCGGCGCGGCCTCCATCCTCGAAATCGCCGCCCGGGACATGGAAGGGCGCGGGGCCGGCACCATCGTCGGCCTGTCCTCCCCGGCCGGCGAGCGCGGCCGCAAGAGCAACTATCTCTACGGCGCGGCCAAGGCCGGGCTGACGGCCTACCTCGCGGGCCTGCGCCACCGGCTGGCCAAATCCGGCGTGCGCGTGCTCACCGTCCTGCCCGGCTGGACGCGAACCCGCATGACCGCCGCCGCGCCCACGCCCAAGTGTTTGACCGTCACCCCGGCCCGGGTGGCCGCCGACATCCGCCAGGCCATCGCCGCGGGCGCCAGCGGTACGATCTACGCCCCCTGGTTCTGGCGGCCCATCATGGCCCTGGTCCGGGCGCTTCCCGAAAAACTCTTCGTGAGAACCAATCTCTAA
- a CDS encoding decaprenyl-phosphate phosphoribosyltransferase encodes MEHRPSRLASCLKLARPHQYVKNAFVFLPLFFGWKLAGPEALARAIVAFIAFCLTASAVYVVNDLRDVEEDRAHPAKRNRPLASGALSPAEGLLFAGLLLFGAFFFTVTLGNLPFAGILAAYLAINLLYSFSLKHKALIDLGCIAVGFVLRVFAGGVVTGITPSHWIVLMTFLLALFLGFAKRRDDLLLSAAGCEKTRRSLDGYNLEFVSAAMMIMAAVVIVSYILYTVSPEVIAKHGSDKLYLTAIFVIMGVLRYLQITLVECKSGSPTLVLLRDGFIQASLVLWIVSCYLILYMEHSGHP; translated from the coding sequence ATGGAACATCGCCCGTCGCGCCTGGCCTCTTGTCTCAAGCTCGCCAGGCCGCACCAGTACGTGAAAAACGCCTTTGTCTTCCTGCCGCTTTTTTTCGGCTGGAAGCTGGCCGGTCCCGAGGCCCTGGCCCGGGCCATTGTGGCCTTCATCGCCTTCTGCCTGACCGCCAGCGCCGTCTACGTCGTCAATGACCTCAGGGACGTGGAAGAGGACCGGGCCCATCCCGCCAAGCGCAACCGTCCCCTGGCCAGCGGCGCCCTGTCGCCGGCCGAGGGCCTGCTTTTTGCCGGGCTGCTCCTTTTCGGCGCGTTTTTTTTCACCGTCACCCTGGGCAATCTTCCCTTCGCCGGCATCCTGGCCGCCTATCTCGCCATCAACCTGCTTTACAGCTTCTCCCTCAAGCACAAGGCGCTCATCGACCTCGGCTGTATCGCCGTGGGCTTCGTGCTGCGGGTGTTTGCCGGCGGCGTGGTCACGGGCATCACCCCCAGCCACTGGATCGTGCTGATGACCTTCCTGTTGGCCCTGTTTCTCGGCTTCGCCAAGCGCCGCGACGACCTGCTGCTGTCCGCCGCCGGTTGCGAGAAAACCCGCCGGTCGCTTGACGGCTACAACCTGGAATTCGTCTCCGCCGCCATGATGATCATGGCCGCCGTGGTCATCGTCAGCTACATCCTCTACACCGTTTCGCCCGAGGTCATCGCCAAGCACGGCTCGGACAAGTTGTACCTGACGGCGATTTTCGTCATCATGGGCGTGCTGCGCTACTTGCAGATCACGCTGGTCGAGTGCAAAAGCGGCTCGCCGACCCTGGTGCTGTTGCGCGACGGCTTCATTCAGGCCTCACTCGTCCTGTGGATCGTCAGCTGCTACCTCATCCTCTACATGGAGCATTCCGGTCATCCATGA
- a CDS encoding B12-binding domain-containing radical SAM protein gives MAKVLFLQRDGYESFGVMYLAAALAARGHGADVLVESQEKASFYDKARALRPDVVAFSLMTGLEGWAAQAASRVKAVWNGPVVAGGPHATFFPEFVAEPGLDAVCRGEAEDALPEFVDALAGGGDGARVPGFWVKAASGLAKNDLYPLRADLDSLPLPDRGFYRRRYPELVEGGGVEVLAARGCPFSCSFCYNHVLRRLYAGKGRYVRRHGHDRLLEEIARERRERPGGVRYVGFVDDLFIQDRDWLEGFLARYRAEIGLPFTCAVRANLVDAELVRELAASGCKVVSFGLESGDERLRNEVLGKKISEEQILRTAELLSAHGIRFSTFNMFNLPGETLALAEKTLALNLRLGPANHPWSGLLQPYRGTRVFDHIVERGLASGEAMQAGLFHQAVLRQPDTEALTAFNACFYWMVRLPRWRRPLFWLARHGGGLAERFFGLAASLHRYVRLMEPLEGGNPWLSALRLGWRRLRAYL, from the coding sequence ATGGCCAAGGTCCTGTTCCTCCAGCGCGACGGCTACGAGTCCTTTGGCGTCATGTACCTGGCCGCGGCCCTGGCCGCCCGGGGCCATGGGGCCGACGTGCTGGTGGAGTCCCAGGAAAAGGCCTCGTTTTACGACAAGGCCCGGGCCCTGCGGCCCGATGTCGTGGCCTTTTCCCTCATGACCGGCCTGGAGGGCTGGGCGGCCCAGGCCGCGTCGCGGGTCAAGGCCGTCTGGAACGGCCCGGTCGTGGCCGGCGGCCCCCATGCCACGTTTTTCCCGGAGTTCGTTGCCGAGCCCGGCCTCGATGCCGTCTGCCGGGGCGAGGCCGAGGACGCCCTGCCGGAGTTCGTCGACGCCCTGGCCGGCGGCGGCGACGGCGCGCGGGTGCCGGGCTTTTGGGTCAAGGCCGCCTCGGGGCTGGCCAAGAACGATCTGTATCCGCTGCGCGCCGACCTGGACAGCCTTCCGCTCCCCGACCGGGGGTTCTACCGCCGCCGCTACCCCGAACTGGTCGAAGGGGGCGGGGTGGAGGTCCTGGCCGCCCGGGGCTGCCCGTTTAGCTGCTCCTTTTGCTACAACCACGTCCTGCGCCGTCTCTACGCCGGCAAGGGGCGCTACGTGCGCCGCCACGGCCACGATAGGCTCCTGGAGGAGATCGCCCGCGAGCGGCGCGAGCGGCCCGGCGGGGTGCGCTACGTCGGCTTCGTGGACGACCTGTTCATCCAGGACCGCGACTGGCTGGAAGGCTTTCTGGCCCGCTACCGGGCGGAAATCGGCCTGCCGTTTACCTGCGCCGTGCGGGCCAACCTGGTCGACGCCGAATTGGTGCGCGAACTGGCCGCCTCGGGCTGCAAGGTGGTCTCCTTCGGCCTGGAATCCGGCGACGAGCGGTTGCGCAACGAGGTGCTCGGCAAGAAGATCAGCGAGGAGCAGATCCTGCGCACGGCCGAGCTGCTTTCCGCCCACGGCATCCGCTTTTCCACCTTCAACATGTTCAACCTGCCCGGCGAGACCCTGGCCCTGGCCGAAAAGACCCTGGCCCTCAACCTGCGCCTGGGGCCGGCCAACCACCCCTGGTCGGGGCTTTTGCAGCCCTACCGCGGCACAAGGGTGTTCGACCATATCGTCGAACGCGGCCTGGCTTCCGGCGAGGCCATGCAGGCCGGGCTGTTCCACCAGGCCGTGCTGCGCCAGCCCGACACCGAGGCCCTGACGGCCTTTAACGCCTGCTTCTACTGGATGGTGCGCCTGCCGCGATGGCGACGGCCGCTTTTCTGGCTGGCCCGCCACGGCGGCGGCTTGGCCGAGCGGTTTTTCGGCCTGGCCGCCTCGCTGCACCGTTACGTGCGCCTGATGGAACCCCTGGAAGGGGGCAACCCGTGGCTGTCGGCGTTGCGCCTTGGCTGGCGCCGCCTGCGGGCCTACCTCTAG
- a CDS encoding glycosyltransferase family 4 protein, giving the protein MFFLRKRPPAVIPEGFDLDSRPKVGILVETTIPPVSRANLRMYWLAKALIAEKRVMVNMVSPSKDLATRRSYFVEWIWMNQFPGWAKHLYSSWRLPVRIWHFLASILSLAILEVWYRRSYGRGFAALHAWNPLAGLAAVIAGKLIRRPVFVDFTDFYSDIARTDMPLLSKPLVWLENYVLRQARCVFVVSRQLKEHLVRSHGLPPAKIHIVADGTDSQTFRPDVPTTGVREKLGIPAEAPVLVFHGDIKHDDGVDILLEALAKVAAVRPDVRLLILGGGSPYFDEVCRPLIARLGLSGNVVLPGWIPHNDVPAVLCACDIGAMTLRATLNHDHYLSFKLFEYWGCGKPVVVTRLKAIGEIARDGENALVAKSGDADAFARAFLRLIEDRGLAARLGHAGRELVVREYDWREIMKKEAAVYTGEILDSRSAG; this is encoded by the coding sequence ATGTTCTTTTTGCGAAAACGCCCCCCCGCCGTCATCCCCGAGGGCTTCGACCTGGACAGCCGGCCCAAGGTGGGCATCCTGGTCGAGACCACCATTCCGCCCGTGTCCCGGGCCAATTTGCGCATGTACTGGCTGGCCAAGGCGCTGATCGCCGAGAAGCGGGTCATGGTCAACATGGTTTCGCCGAGCAAGGACCTGGCCACCCGGCGTTCCTATTTCGTCGAATGGATCTGGATGAACCAGTTCCCGGGCTGGGCCAAACACCTCTATTCCTCCTGGCGCCTGCCCGTGCGCATCTGGCATTTCCTGGCCTCCATCCTTTCCCTGGCCATCCTGGAGGTCTGGTACCGCCGGTCCTACGGCCGGGGCTTCGCCGCCCTGCACGCCTGGAACCCCCTGGCCGGGCTGGCCGCGGTCATCGCCGGCAAGCTGATTCGCCGCCCGGTCTTCGTCGATTTCACGGATTTTTATTCCGACATCGCCCGCACGGACATGCCGCTTTTGAGCAAGCCGCTCGTCTGGCTGGAAAACTACGTCCTGCGCCAGGCCCGTTGCGTCTTCGTCGTCAGCCGCCAGCTCAAGGAGCACCTGGTCCGCTCCCATGGGCTGCCCCCGGCGAAGATCCACATCGTGGCCGACGGCACGGATTCCCAAACCTTCCGCCCCGACGTGCCCACGACCGGCGTGCGCGAGAAGCTCGGCATCCCGGCCGAGGCGCCGGTGCTGGTTTTCCACGGCGACATCAAGCACGACGACGGCGTGGACATCCTGCTTGAGGCCCTGGCCAAGGTCGCGGCCGTGCGCCCCGACGTGCGGCTGCTTATCCTCGGCGGCGGCAGCCCCTATTTCGACGAGGTCTGCCGGCCGCTGATCGCCCGCCTGGGGCTTTCGGGCAACGTCGTGCTGCCGGGCTGGATACCCCACAACGACGTGCCGGCCGTGCTGTGCGCCTGCGACATCGGGGCCATGACGTTGCGGGCCACTCTCAACCACGACCACTACCTGTCGTTTAAGCTCTTCGAGTACTGGGGCTGCGGCAAGCCGGTGGTGGTGACCAGGCTCAAGGCCATCGGCGAGATCGCCCGGGACGGCGAGAACGCCCTGGTGGCCAAAAGCGGCGACGCGGACGCCTTCGCCCGGGCGTTCCTGCGCCTCATCGAGGATCGCGGCCTGGCCGCCCGCCTGGGCCACGCCGGCCGCGAACTGGTGGTGCGCGAGTACGATTGGCGCGAGATCATGAAGAAAGAGGCGGCCGTCTATACCGGGGAGATCCTCGATTCCCGGTCGGCCGGCTAG
- a CDS encoding glycosyltransferase has product MKRLSSVLVATISDITDAATGERMRHNCPAWPMLEYFRDRAERLTVLELSVPRPGMVSRPQASFFERGALREMRTWPAWLTAPFAVAPDKARPKTYFRLKFRDILACFWAAAATPGPIDLFVGVESLLALCGGALKVRGKVKESAYYISDWSPWKFDNKLLNDFYIWLDKAACQRSDFIWNFTYTISDARRDILGYDMSRLGRELWVPFGFIPDGVVIPPDAAVDRRRLFYSGGICRENGVALIVEALPAILAAVPDATIDLFGDGPQLAELRARAEALGVSRAIVWHGYVTDRSAILRAALGATAALAPYMPFPENVKRFGDVIKIREAIGCGLPVVTTDVPPSHREVRDGGLGLVIPYDPAVLAETAVRLLTDDDWYFAMRARVVAASRDNLWDAIYDRTLAAMDFETTPRFAPRSS; this is encoded by the coding sequence ATGAAACGGCTGTCCTCGGTCCTGGTGGCCACCATTTCCGACATCACCGACGCGGCCACGGGCGAGCGCATGCGCCACAACTGCCCGGCCTGGCCCATGCTCGAGTATTTTCGCGACCGGGCCGAGCGCCTGACGGTGCTCGAACTCTCGGTGCCCCGGCCGGGCATGGTCTCCCGGCCCCAGGCCTCGTTTTTCGAGCGGGGGGCCTTGCGGGAAATGCGCACCTGGCCGGCCTGGCTGACCGCACCCTTTGCCGTGGCCCCGGACAAGGCCCGGCCCAAGACGTATTTTCGCCTGAAATTCCGCGACATCCTGGCCTGCTTCTGGGCCGCGGCGGCCACCCCCGGCCCCATCGACCTCTTTGTCGGCGTGGAGTCGCTGCTGGCCCTGTGCGGCGGCGCGCTCAAGGTCCGGGGCAAGGTCAAGGAAAGCGCCTACTACATCTCCGACTGGTCGCCCTGGAAGTTCGACAACAAGCTTTTAAACGACTTCTACATCTGGCTCGACAAGGCCGCCTGCCAACGCTCGGATTTCATCTGGAACTTCACCTACACCATAAGCGACGCCCGGCGCGACATCCTGGGCTACGACATGTCGCGCCTGGGCCGCGAGCTGTGGGTGCCTTTCGGCTTCATCCCCGACGGCGTGGTCATCCCGCCCGATGCCGCCGTCGACCGCCGGCGCCTGTTCTACAGCGGCGGCATCTGCCGCGAAAACGGCGTGGCGCTGATCGTCGAGGCCCTGCCGGCCATCCTGGCCGCCGTGCCCGATGCCACCATCGACCTCTTCGGCGACGGGCCGCAGTTGGCCGAACTGAGGGCTCGGGCCGAGGCCCTGGGCGTATCCCGGGCCATCGTCTGGCACGGCTACGTCACGGACCGGTCCGCCATCCTGCGGGCGGCCCTGGGCGCCACGGCCGCCCTGGCCCCCTACATGCCCTTCCCGGAAAACGTGAAGCGCTTTGGCGACGTGATCAAGATCCGCGAAGCCATCGGCTGCGGCCTGCCCGTGGTCACCACCGACGTGCCGCCGTCGCACCGCGAGGTGCGCGACGGGGGGCTCGGCCTGGTCATCCCCTACGATCCGGCCGTCCTGGCCGAGACCGCCGTGCGCCTGCTTACCGACGACGACTGGTATTTCGCCATGCGGGCCAGAGTGGTGGCCGCCTCGCGCGACAACCTGTGGGACGCCATCTACGACCGTACCCTGGCCGCCATGGATTTCGAGACGACGCCCCGGTTCGCGCCCCGGTCGTCGTGA